A window of Halomonas sp. GFAJ-1 contains these coding sequences:
- a CDS encoding ABC transporter permease: protein MPPGDNPFYTALTLILGMDHGLFSIVLLSLKVSLFAVIIASLLALPLGAALALWRFPGRNALIVLLNALMGLPPVVAGLCVYLLLSRAGPLGQFGLLFTPTAMVIAQVILVFPIIAALTRQQVEALHGEYAEQLSSLGLSQLRMMPTLLWDARFGLLTVILAGFGRASAEVGAVMIVGGNIDGVTRVMTTSIVLETSKGNLAQALGLGIVLLTLVTLINAVAHLVSETAKRRLG, encoded by the coding sequence ATGCCACCAGGTGACAACCCTTTTTATACGGCGCTTACGCTGATTCTGGGAATGGATCATGGGCTATTTTCGATTGTACTTTTATCGCTTAAGGTATCGCTGTTTGCGGTGATTATCGCAAGCTTACTGGCGCTGCCGCTAGGCGCGGCGCTGGCATTATGGCGCTTTCCTGGCCGCAATGCGCTGATTGTATTGCTCAATGCGTTGATGGGACTGCCCCCTGTGGTGGCGGGGCTATGCGTTTACCTACTGCTCTCCCGTGCGGGGCCACTGGGCCAGTTCGGGCTACTGTTTACGCCTACGGCAATGGTGATTGCTCAAGTTATCCTGGTATTCCCTATTATCGCTGCGCTGACCCGCCAACAGGTTGAAGCGCTGCACGGCGAGTACGCCGAACAACTCAGCTCACTGGGGCTTAGCCAACTGCGCATGATGCCGACACTTCTCTGGGATGCGCGCTTTGGTCTGTTAACCGTGATACTGGCAGGCTTTGGCCGCGCCAGCGCAGAAGTGGGTGCGGTGATGATAGTGGGAGGCAATATTGATGGCGTTACCCGCGTGATGACCACCAGCATTGTGCTGGAGACCAGTAAAGGCAACCTGGCGCAGGCACTGGGATTAGGTATTGTGCTGCTGACCCTGGTAACGCTGATTAACGCCGTAGCGCATTTAGTCAGCGAAACAGCTAAGAGACGGCTAGGATGA